A window of Mesomycoplasma lagogenitalium contains these coding sequences:
- a CDS encoding MSC_0618 family F1-like ATPase beta subunit: protein MQGKIVKIWSDVIEVQFSSLSTYKIDLEIGQVIYLHNKKTVLLIEKIISPLVVRAIIIVADREIQINDIAICEGKKMQVPVGKNTKGKVFDITGKDLNFSQNFKYIDIDSTISSPSYKIEKRNFLETGIKAIDFFVPIFDGTKLGIFGGAGVGKTVLMKELIFNLSNFYKETDKHDVTAIFVGVGERIREGQELIYELSKSKLLDKSIIFISQMNETPGSRNKILPMGITAAEYLRDVEKENVLLFVDNIYRFIQAGNELSASLGKKPSSAGYQPTLQSEVSYIQERLNTNENGSITSFQTIFLPMDDISDPGSVAVFNHLDSSLVLSRDISSEGLFPAIDPLASNSNLLNINNIGKEHYDAVIEAKRILQKYKELKDMILILGIDQLEYENWVIVRKAMQLTNFFTQRFSTASQFTKESGVFVKIEDTIKSVINIIEGKYLNRNPDDFLYINSTLDFKTDSELEKEAKGKKN from the coding sequence ATGCAAGGTAAAATAGTAAAAATTTGATCTGATGTTATCGAAGTACAATTTTCCAGTTTATCAACATATAAAATTGATTTAGAAATAGGTCAAGTTATCTATCTACATAATAAAAAAACTGTTTTATTGATTGAAAAAATTATTTCTCCACTTGTTGTAAGGGCGATTATTATTGTTGCAGATCGTGAAATTCAAATTAATGATATTGCAATTTGTGAAGGTAAAAAAATGCAAGTTCCTGTTGGTAAAAATACAAAGGGGAAAGTTTTTGATATTACAGGAAAAGATTTAAATTTTAGCCAAAATTTTAAATATATTGATATTGATTCAACCATTAGTTCGCCAAGTTATAAAATTGAAAAGAGAAATTTTTTAGAAACAGGGATTAAGGCAATTGACTTTTTTGTACCAATTTTTGATGGAACTAAATTAGGAATTTTTGGTGGTGCCGGAGTTGGTAAAACAGTGTTGATGAAAGAATTAATTTTTAATCTTTCTAATTTTTATAAAGAAACTGATAAACACGATGTTACAGCTATTTTTGTTGGTGTTGGTGAAAGAATTAGAGAAGGGCAAGAATTAATTTATGAACTGTCTAAATCAAAGTTGTTAGATAAATCAATTATTTTCATTTCACAAATGAACGAAACTCCCGGTTCAAGAAATAAAATTTTACCAATGGGAATTACTGCCGCTGAATATTTAAGAGATGTGGAAAAAGAAAATGTTTTACTATTTGTTGATAATATTTACCGTTTTATTCAAGCGGGAAATGAACTGTCAGCATCATTAGGTAAAAAACCTTCATCAGCCGGTTATCAACCAACATTGCAATCGGAAGTATCTTATATTCAAGAGAGACTAAATACAAATGAAAATGGCTCTATAACTTCATTTCAAACAATATTTTTACCTATGGATGATATAAGTGATCCTGGTTCGGTTGCAGTTTTTAATCACCTTGATTCTTCTTTAGTTTTATCAAGAGATATTTCTTCAGAAGGATTGTTTCCTGCTATCGATCCACTTGCATCAAATTCAAATTTATTAAATATTAACAACATCGGTAAAGAACATTATGATGCTGTAATTGAAGCTAAAAGAATTTTACAAAAATATAAAGAATTAAAGGATATGATTTTAATTTTAGGAATTGATCAATTAGAATATGAAAATTGAGTAATTGTTCGTAAAGCAATGCAACTAACTAACTTTTTTACCCAAAGATTTTCAACCGCTAGTCAATTTACTAAAGAAAGTGGTGTTTTTGTTAAGATTGAAGATACAATTAAATCAGTTATTAATATCATAGAAGGAAAATATTTAAATCGTAATCCTGATGATTTTTTATATATTAATTCAACATTAGATTTTAAAACTGATAGTGAACTTGAAAAAGAGGCAAAAGGTAAAAAAAATTAA
- a CDS encoding SemiSWEET family transporter, with translation MVTTQYLFGIIAVLITPFSTVPQLYKTWKTKEIKNLSFSAFWILWIGSYLWILYSLLRNETSYFSFLASFVDISLISILIFLFYKYTKNKHFIFFTLLLIISYLMVILIAILSFAKILLLNNEIFSSILINCASFCIAFASLPQVIKAIYLKKIKGLSLFYKTLVFFVEVSWFIYWLIAGLLSIYKIEDGIAVTVIEMIQLLIWASIAIIINGILVCLILFKEFIPNLKFRKMAKENDIKKN, from the coding sequence ATGGTAACAACACAATATTTATTTGGAATTATTGCTGTTTTAATTACACCTTTTTCAACTGTTCCACAGTTATATAAAACTTGAAAAACAAAAGAAATAAAAAATCTAAGTTTTTCTGCTTTTTGGATTTTATGAATTGGTTCTTATTTGTGAATTTTATATTCATTATTAAGAAATGAAACATCATATTTTTCATTTTTAGCATCATTTGTTGATATTAGTTTAATTAGTATTTTAATTTTTCTATTTTATAAATACACAAAAAATAAGCATTTTATTTTCTTTACTTTACTATTAATAATAAGTTATTTAATGGTTATTTTAATAGCTATTTTATCATTTGCAAAAATTTTATTATTAAATAATGAAATTTTTAGCAGTATATTAATTAATTGTGCAAGTTTTTGCATTGCTTTTGCTTCTTTACCTCAAGTAATTAAAGCAATTTATTTAAAGAAAATAAAAGGACTTTCACTATTTTATAAAACACTAGTATTTTTTGTAGAGGTATCTTGATTTATATATTGATTAATAGCAGGACTTTTATCAATATATAAAATTGAAGATGGTATAGCAGTTACGGTAATAGAAATGATTCAATTATTAATTTGAGCATCAATCGCAATTATTATTAATGGAATATTAGTATGTTTAATATTATTTAAAGAATTTATTCCTAATTTAAAATTTAGGAAAATGGCAAAAGAAAATGACATTAAAAAAAACTAA